The DNA region TGGAGATGGAGGGCTGGGACTGGCTCGATGACCTGATCAGCGGCGCGACCACGGCAACTAGCGAGGAAGACGATGCCAGCGCCGCGATCAAACCCAGAGACAAATACATCCGCGACCTGATCGGCGGGCGACCGGTCTTTGCCTACCCTATGCGCAGGGGCGGGTTCCGGCTGCGCCTGGGTCGGGCGCGCAACACCGGGTTTGCCGCGGCCGGCCTGAACCCTGCAACGATGCATATCCTGGGAGACTTCCTGGCGGTCGGGACGCAGATGAAGATTGAACGACCGGGGAAGGCGGCTGGAATTGTGCCGGTAGACTCGATCCAGGGGCCGACGGTTAAACTCCAGAACGGTGAGGTGCGAAGGGTGGACGATGCTGCAGAGACCAGGAAAGTCCTCGGACAGGTCGAGGAGATCCTGGACGTCGGTGAGATCCTGATCAGTTTCGGGGAGTTCATGGAGAACAACCACCCGCTTATCCCGCCGGCCTACTGCGAGGAGTGGTGGATGCTCGAGGGGGGGCCGCGCCACCCGGAGAACGAACTCGAGGCGATCGAGTTCGCGATCGAGGGTGCGCCCCTCCACCCCGACTACACATACATGTGGGACGATATCACCCCTGCCGATATCGCCCGGCTTGCGGATACGGTCTCCACAGTGGGCAGGACCGAGGACGGGGTGCTGCTGCTCCCGAACAGACCGGAGGTAAAGGCAATCCTTGAGGAACTCCTGGTGCCCCATCACCTCTCCGGGGACAGGATCGCGATCCGGGAGCACCTGGTCTTCCTTGCATGCCTGGGGTTGACGCTGGAGCTGGAGAAGCGGCCGGAGTGGCAGGATGCCCCGATGGAGAACTCTCTTGACCTGGTGATGCACCTCTCGGGTTTCAGGATCCGTTCGCGGGCCGGAACCAGGATTGGAGGCCGGATGGGCCGACCCGGGAAATCAAAACCGCGGGAGATGCGTCCACCGCCCCACTCGCTCTTCCCCATCGGGGACGAAGGCGGTTCACGCCGGTCGTTCCAGGCGGCCTGCACATCAAAACCACGTTCCAACACAGACGGCGGGGTGATCGAGGTGGAGACAGGGGAACGACGCTGCCCCGCATGCGGTGCGTTCACCTACAAGAACCTCTGTGACTGCGGGACGCACACAAACCCGGTCTTCCGGTGCCCGAAGTGCGGCAAGGAGGTGGGCGAGGGGGTCTGCCCACGGTGCAGGGTGGAGACCGTATGTCTCCAGAAGGTCACGATCAATGTCAGGGCGGAGTATGCAGCGGCGCTCGAACGGCTGGATCTTCGCGAATCCTCGATCGCGCTCTTAAAGGGTGTCAGGGGACTGATCTCCCGCGAACGACCGGTGGAACCGATCGAGAAGGGGATCCTCCGGGCGTTGCAAAACCTTTATGTATTCAAGGACGGCACTGTCCGCTACGATATGATCGACCTCCCCCTCACCCACTTCCGGCCGGGCGAGATCGGTGTCCCCATCGAGCGGCTCCACGAACTCGGCTACACCCGGGACATCCACGGCCAGGAACTTGCCTCGGACGATCAGGTGCTGGAACTCCGTCACCAGGACATCCTGGTCTCGGAGGACTGTGGCGAGTGGCTTGTCCGGGTGTCAAAGTTCATCGACGAACTCCTGGTGAAGTTCTACGGGCTTGAACCGTTTTACAATGCGGAGAAACCCACTGACCTGGTCGGCCACCTGTTGATAGGGCTTGCCCCGCACACGAGCGCCGGGGTTCTCGCCAGGTTGATCGGGTTCTCGAAGGCGCCGGTGGGCTACGGCCACCCGTTCTTCCACGCGGCGAAGAGGAGGAACTGTTTTGCCGGCGATACCGAGATTACCGTCTCAGACGGGCGGCGGTGGCTGACGATACCCATACGGCAGTTCGTCGTGGAGAACTTCGATATCTCAAGGCCGGGGCTTGACCATCTCGGGACATACTACTCCGACCCGAAACAACCGTTCTATGTGAGAAGCATAGACACTCAGGGGAGGGTCAGCCTGAAACGGGTGACCTCGGTCTCGGTCCACCGCGCCCCTGCGCACATGATCCGGTTTGAGACACGGAGAGGGAAGTTTATCACGGTCACGCCAGACCACGCGATGCTCGTCTGGGACACGGATTATCTCCGGAAGGTCCGGGCACTGGAGGCCGCACCCGGCGACCGCGTCCCGGTGGAGGAGGGGGGGGTTGTCGTCAGCGATGAGGTTGTGGCACGCGAGACGGTGCAGGCGCTCGATGATAGGGTATACTGTCTCACGGTAGCCGATAACCATACCCTTGCCGCAAACGGGATCTTCTGCGGGCAGTGCGACGGTGACGAGGACTGCGTGATGCTCCTCCTCGACGGGTTGATCAACTTCTCGCGCTCCTACCTCCCGGAGACCCGGGGCGGGACGATGGACGCCCCGCTCGTCCTGACGACACGGATCGACCCGGCAGAGGTCGATAAGGAGTGTCACAACGTCGATGTCTGCGACCATTACCCCCTGGAGGTCTACAACGGTTGCCTCGCATACACCCACCCAAAAGACCTTGACGACCACGTCGACCGGGTGGAACGGCGGCTCGGCACCCCGGCACAGTTTGAGGGGTTCTCGTTCACCCACCCGACCTCGAACATCTCGGCGGGACCGCTCGAGTCCACCTACACTAAACTGGGGTCGATGCTTGAGAAACTGGAGGCGGAACTCGAACTCGCGAAGAAGATCCGGGCGGTGGATGAGGACGATGTTGCTGAACGTGTCCTGAACACTCATTTCATCCGCGACCTCCAGGGGAACCTCAACGCTTTTTCAAAGCAGAAGGTGCGGTGCATGAAGTGCAACGCGAAGTACAGGCGGATGCCGCTTGCGGGGAAGTGCACCCGTTGCGGCGGAAACGTAATCCCCACCGTTCACGAGGGTTCGGTGAAGAAGTACCTGGAGATGTCGCGAAACATCTGTGCAAACTACCGGGTGTCTGATTACACAAAACAGCGGGTGGAGGTGCTCGCGATGCAGATCGAGTCCACCTTCGGCGAGCCCCCCGAGCGGCAGCTGGGGCTTGCGGACTTTATGTGAGAGTGAGGCTGCGTGACAACGCTCCCGCCCGCGGCCGTCCTGGCTGCCCTGAGATCCGGGACGCCCATCCCGACGGAGGAGCCCCGGTTGCCCTGGATTGAGCGGCTGGGATGCGGCACCCCGGCATACCGTTTAACGGTGCCCGCGTCTGCGCCTTGCCGGACACTTCTCTTCTTCCACGCCGGTGGATTCACCTCCTGCTCGACGGCCGACCACCTCGACCTCTGTGCGAGGCTCGCGGATGCCGCGGGCGCCGAGGTCGTCTCGGTCGACTACCGTCTCGCCCCGGAGCACCCGTTCCCTGCAGCGGTTGAGGACGCTCTCTCTGTCTACCGTTACCTGCTGGATGGGGGTTGCCTCCCGGCTCAACTGGTGCCGGTAGGGATATCGGCCGGCGGGACGCTCGTCCTCTCGATGCTCCTTGCCGGGCGGAGCCTGGGGCTGCCGATGCCGGCAGCGGCGGTCCTCCTCTCCCCAGCGGTGGATCTGCTATTCCAGGGCGAGTCGATGATATTCAATCAGGAGACCGACTGGCTCACGCCTGACCGCCTTGAGGCGATGCGTGATGACTACCTTGCCGGGCACGACCCCTCCGACCCGCTGGCATCCCCGCTGTATGCGGACGTTGGGGGGCTGCCGCCGCTCTTTGTGCAGGCGGGGGGAGGTGAGGTGCTGATCGACGGGATCAGAGCCTTTGTGGAGACCGCACGGCTCGAGGGGGTTCCCGTAACCTTCGACTGTGTCGAAGGGGTGTTTCATTTCTGGCAGGTGTTTGCCGGCGTTCTCCCGGAGGCCGCGGAAGCGATCGAACGGGCAGGGGTGTTCGTCCAGAGGTGCGTGCCTGAGGGGGAGTGATGGGGGCGGCCGAGGCCATCAAACTCATTACTCTGCAGGTTCAAATGTTACAGGCGCGAGGGTAGCCAAGCGGTCAACGGCGGTCGACTCAAGATCGACTCTCAAAGGAGTTCGCGGGTTCGAATCCCTCCCCTCGCATCCAGACGTGACGTCACAATCCCTTCAAAATCTTTATCAGCTCTTCCTCTGACCTTTTCTCATGGAACCTACCACATCCATTAACGAAGTTTTCCATTCGATCAGGTATGAATATCAAATTCGTGCCATAGATACCGCTCTTTTACGTGAAACCCACCTTTCGCACTAACTTGAGCCCTCGGTAGAATTATCAAACCGCAAGATCCTTGTACTTTCCGGAAAAACCTCTGTTGTGCCCACTTCTGCTGACTTCATCGAAGGCTCCAATGTCTCGATCGGCCATCTCGGGATCGTTGCCGGTGCTTTCGACACCCTCGGGATCGCCGGGGTCGTTGACCGTGCCATTCCCAAAACAAGGCACCAACACCTCACCCACGGGGATATTGTCAAAGCCATGGTGCTCAACGGTCTCGGGTTTGTCGAACGGCGACTCTACCTGTATCCGGAATTCTTCTCGGACATCGCCGTCGACCGGCTCCTCGGCGACGGCGTGACGATCGACCACCTCAACGACGACGTCCTGGGCCGGACGCTCGACGCGATCGCCGCGTACGGTCCGACCGAGCTCTTCAACGAGATCGTTGCCGAGTGCCTCCTCGCCAGCGACTACGGCACACACTGCCTCCACGTCGACACCACCGCCTTCAGCGTCAGCGGCGAGTATGACGCCGACACCGACCTCCCGCGACATGACCATCACCTACGGCCATCCCAAAGACGGTCGGTGGGACCTCAAGCAGTTCGTCCTCGGAATGGCGACCGATCAGCATGGCATCCCGCTCTTTCTGCAGACCTTCTCCGGGAACGAATCCGATAAGAAGACGCTGCTGACGATCATCACTCAACTGACTGAGAACCTGCAGCACCCGGGCAAGGTCTATCACATCGCCGATGCCGCCTTCTACACCGCCGAGAACCTCGCGACGCTCGGCACCCATACCTTCTCTGGATCAGCCGGGTGCCGGCGACCCTGAACGAGGTCAAGGATCTCGTCGCCGCAGACCTGCCCCTGCACCCGTGCGCGGACGACCGCTACCGGTATGCGGAGCATATGTCTGAATATGCCGGCATCCCGCAGAAATGGGTCGTCTACCACTCGGCACCGATGCAGGAGCAGCAGGAGAAGACATTCGCAAAAAGGCTGGAGAAGGACAGAAAAAAGGCAGAGACGTCGCTCCGAAAACTCAGGGCACAGGAGTTCGCCTGCGAGCCGGATGCCCGGATCGCCGCCGAGAAGTGGTTGCAGGAGCACCTGCAGTTCCGTTTTAGTTCTCTGGACATCCGAACAACTACCCGGAAGCTGACGAAGAAGCGGGGCAGGCCGAAGGCGGATGAGCCAGTGGAGACGGTCTATACGGTCTCTGCGGAGCTTGAGTACAACCCCCTGGTTGTCGAACAACGTCGGCAGAAACTCGGCCGGTTCGTTCTGGCGACGAACGATCGGGAACTTTCACCGGACGACCTGCTCAAAAACTACAAAGAGCAGGGCACGGTGGAGCGGGGGTTCCGGTTCCTCAAGGATCCCTCGTTCCGGGTGGCGGAGATCTATCTCAAGAAACCCTCCCGGATCCAGGCACTGGCGATGATCATGGTCCTCTGTCTCTTCATCTATGCGATGACTGAGTTCCGGCTCCGCCGGAAACTGCAGGAGAACGGGGAAACGGTGACCGGTCAGACGAAGAAGCAGACCCGAAAACCAACCCTGAAGTGGGTGTTCTTCCGCTTCCGCGGAGTCCGGGAACTCCGGTTCCAAGCGGAGGAGGCGGTGACGGTGCTGGTTACGAACATGAACCCGGAGTTCTGGAAGATACTCCGGTTGCTTGGAACGGAGTATGAAAATTACTAGTAACAGGTCAGGTATACCTGTAAGCCGCAGTTGGTATGAAGGCCTCTCCCTCGAATGCTCTCCGGATGGCCGTGATTACCGACCCTCCATTCTTCCTCACCGTTGAGATGTACCCCCGAACCCTGCAGAAGTTAGATGCCCCCTCCACACAACTGAGACGTCCCTGAGATCTTCTGCTGAACCTTCACCATCCTGATATCGCGCTCTGCAAGGTTGTTCGTAAACGGCACCCTGAAATCGGTCATGAACCGGAGGATCTCTACACGATATCTCTGACACCGGTCAATGAGGTTCTCAGCAGGAGTTCGTCTCTTCCGACTACGTCTCCCTCCTTGAACCGGCAGAGGAGAAGAGGGGTTCTCTGCCTTCCCGCTCTCGAGGATCAGATCAAATTGTCTTTGAAACTCCTCGATCTCAACCGGTGTGAGGGAAACCGCTGATTCCGGGGCTCCATCAACAGCGGCGTAGATCTCAAGGAGGAGATCATGCATCTCATCAGACCAACGCTGGCCGGTATTCTCCGATATCCCTTTGAGATCGCGGAGGATATGGGCATTACAGACCGCATGCTCGCATGCATACCCGAAGTATGGCGACCAGCAATCATGGACCATGATCCCCTTGAACGCAGGAAGTACACCGATCGCATCCATCGCCGCCGATCCTCTTTTCGGATGATGACCATAAAGCGTGAGGAGATCCGTACTGGCTGTATGCAGCCATTCTCGTTTGCCGTTCACCCGGAATCCGGTTTCATCAGCATGCAGAACAGGTGCTCCCTGCAGAAGGTGTTTCACCTCTTCTTCAAAACCGTCAAGGTTTACTGCACAGGCTGAAACGGACTGCATCAGGGTTGCCTTGACCGGGGAACACCCAAAGATGTCCGTGAAGATCTCCGCTGAACGTTCATACGGAAGCAACTGGTAGATGCAGAAGTAA from Methanoculleus receptaculi includes:
- a CDS encoding DNA-directed DNA polymerase II large subunit — protein: MEVSPAIARYFEEIDAGLEAAMRLAAAARARCLDPRTEVEIPVASDLADRVEALLGYRGIAARIRELEEVMSREEAALRIGDDFVARKFGETTREDILDHAIRAALALLTEGVVAAPTEGIAKVGLGRNDDGTDYLKIYYAGPIRSAGGTAQALSVLVGDYVRRALGIGRYIPRPDEVERYIEEIRQYNNIMSLQYLPGEKELRMIIENCPVCIDGEPTEQQEVSGYRNLERVETNTVRGGMALVVAEGLALKAPKVLKNVRKMEMEGWDWLDDLISGATTATSEEDDASAAIKPRDKYIRDLIGGRPVFAYPMRRGGFRLRLGRARNTGFAAAGLNPATMHILGDFLAVGTQMKIERPGKAAGIVPVDSIQGPTVKLQNGEVRRVDDAAETRKVLGQVEEILDVGEILISFGEFMENNHPLIPPAYCEEWWMLEGGPRHPENELEAIEFAIEGAPLHPDYTYMWDDITPADIARLADTVSTVGRTEDGVLLLPNRPEVKAILEELLVPHHLSGDRIAIREHLVFLACLGLTLELEKRPEWQDAPMENSLDLVMHLSGFRIRSRAGTRIGGRMGRPGKSKPREMRPPPHSLFPIGDEGGSRRSFQAACTSKPRSNTDGGVIEVETGERRCPACGAFTYKNLCDCGTHTNPVFRCPKCGKEVGEGVCPRCRVETVCLQKVTINVRAEYAAALERLDLRESSIALLKGVRGLISRERPVEPIEKGILRALQNLYVFKDGTVRYDMIDLPLTHFRPGEIGVPIERLHELGYTRDIHGQELASDDQVLELRHQDILVSEDCGEWLVRVSKFIDELLVKFYGLEPFYNAEKPTDLVGHLLIGLAPHTSAGVLARLIGFSKAPVGYGHPFFHAAKRRNCFAGDTEITVSDGRRWLTIPIRQFVVENFDISRPGLDHLGTYYSDPKQPFYVRSIDTQGRVSLKRVTSVSVHRAPAHMIRFETRRGKFITVTPDHAMLVWDTDYLRKVRALEAAPGDRVPVEEGGVVVSDEVVARETVQALDDRVYCLTVADNHTLAANGIFCGQCDGDEDCVMLLLDGLINFSRSYLPETRGGTMDAPLVLTTRIDPAEVDKECHNVDVCDHYPLEVYNGCLAYTHPKDLDDHVDRVERRLGTPAQFEGFSFTHPTSNISAGPLESTYTKLGSMLEKLEAELELAKKIRAVDEDDVAERVLNTHFIRDLQGNLNAFSKQKVRCMKCNAKYRRMPLAGKCTRCGGNVIPTVHEGSVKKYLEMSRNICANYRVSDYTKQRVEVLAMQIESTFGEPPERQLGLADFM
- a CDS encoding alpha/beta hydrolase, giving the protein MTTLPPAAVLAALRSGTPIPTEEPRLPWIERLGCGTPAYRLTVPASAPCRTLLFFHAGGFTSCSTADHLDLCARLADAAGAEVVSVDYRLAPEHPFPAAVEDALSVYRYLLDGGCLPAQLVPVGISAGGTLVLSMLLAGRSLGLPMPAAAVLLSPAVDLLFQGESMIFNQETDWLTPDRLEAMRDDYLAGHDPSDPLASPLYADVGGLPPLFVQAGGGEVLIDGIRAFVETARLEGVPVTFDCVEGVFHFWQVFAGVLPEAAEAIERAGVFVQRCVPEGE
- the tnpC gene encoding IS66 family transposase; translated protein: MERDDILALIQNDPEAIVTIIQRLEEEVKQLQELCSLQQARIAELERRLNMNSQNSSRPPSTDGFKRPQKERKKTGKRPGGQKGHEGRTIEWCETPDIIQTHRADVCEECGAYLALVPASSVQKRQVHDIPPLQVVVTEHHAETVVCPHCGRIHEGSFPEEVPAYLQYGYNIRALMVYFCIYQLLPYERSAEIFTDIFGCSPVKATLMQSVSACAVNLDGFEEEVKHLLQGAPVLHADETGFRVNGKREWLHTASTDLLTLYGHHPKRGSAAMDAIGVLPAFKGIMVHDCWSPYFGYACEHAVCNAHILRDLKGISENTGQRWSDEMHDLLLEIYAAVDGAPESAVSLTPVEIEEFQRQFDLILESGKAENPSSPLPVQGGRRSRKRRTPAENLIDRCQRYRVEILRFMTDFRVPFTNNLAERDIRMVKVQQKISGTSQLCGGGI